In the genome of Planctomyces sp. SH-PL62, the window GCTGGGGGTGGTGACGGCCCAACGCGGCCGCGGCGGAGGGATGCGCCTGGCCATGCAGCCCTCGGCGATCAACATCGGCTGGCTGATCCGCAGCACCGAGCCCCATTTCGACATCGTGGAATGCTTCCGTCCCGAGTCCAACACCTGCCCCATCGCCCCCGCATGCGGCCTCAAGGGGGCCCTGCATCGGGCGCGCGACGCGTTCCTCGCCGTCCTCGACGAATACACGCTCGACCAGTTCCTGACCCGCAAGGACGAGCTGATCCCCCTCCTCGACCTCGCCCTGGCTCGCAAGCCCGAGCCGAAGCCCGACGCAGACTGAGCGTCGGGACCGGACGAAACACATCATGCCTGCGCAAGCATTCCTTCACACCTGATGGGGGAAGGTGGTCCGGAGGGCCGGACGAGGGGGCCCCTCGTCGCGGACGACGCGAGGCTGCGACGGCCTTCACGCGCGTCGCCCTCGGCTTCCAGGACTTCGTCGCATTCGGGAAACGGCCGCCCGTCGACGCGGGCGAGGACGTGAGGACGCGGGGTCGCCTCTTCGCCGGAGGGGGGCGGCTCGGGCGCGGAGCGGTCAGCAGGGCTCGTCGCCCACCTTGCGACGGCAGACGGCGCCGCGGGCGGAATCGCCGGCGGCGAGGAAGATGGTGGTCATCCGGCGCAGGCAACAGCGGCACGACACGCCGTCGAGGTCGATGCCCCGAAGCAGGTCGTACGCCTCCTCGCGACGTCCCGCGTGATCGAGGAGCGTGGCGAGCGAGATCCGGTACAGGGCCACATCCGGGGCCAACTCGCACGCCCTCGCGACGAACGGCAGGGCGGCCTCGGCGGGACGTCCCAGACGCCGCACGTAGAACGCCGCGCCGAAATGGGCCTCGGCGTGCTCGGGAAGGCGGCGGATCAGCTCCAGGCAGACGTCCAGGGCCGGGCCGTACTCGCCCAGGTAGCCCAGGCCGGCGGCGATAGCCGGCATCAGCCGCTCCGGGCATCGGTCGTCCTCCGCCAACGCCTGATACACCGCCAGCGCCGGGCCGGGATGGCCCGTCCTCGCCAGGGTCTCGGCCAGGATGCAACTCGTCGACGGATCGAACGGGACCAGCGCCTGCGCCGTCTCCAACGCGTCGCGAGCCCCCGAAAAGTCCCCGGCGCGATGCCGCAAGAGCCCCACGAACCGCCAGAGCAGACCGTTCTCCCCCTCCCTCGCCAGCGCCTGCTCCGCCAGATCGCCGGCCTCGTCCATCTCCCCGGCCCCCGCCAGCTCGAAGCAACGCTTCAGGATCTCCCCGCCCTGGCTCATGGCTGACGTCCCCCTGGTCACGATTTCCCCATCCCGATCCCGCCGCCGCGGGCATTGCAATTGAGATTCAGTCTCAATATGAGATCTTATCATCCTCGGCGCCGGGTGGGCTTGTCAAGGCGCAGGCACCTTCCCGGCCGTTGAAAAAGGGTCGAAAATCCTCACGAGCCCGAGCGTCCCACACGCCCACGCATCAACGATGTTTTACATCCACGCGTCTTCACCTAATTCCATCGGCCTAATAAATACGGTCTCGGAATTTCGACGCCGACCCCGTCCGGACGACCGCGCGAATTCGGCGCATCTTTGGTTTTAAAAAGAGTTTACAGACGACCGACAAAATCTTCGGGCGTCGAGGAAAGTCCTTGATAAGCCGCGCGCCGACCGTGTTATAATTGGGCTGCACCGCAGGACATGGGCCGTCGACCCGGCCCGGCTCCTCTCCCGTCCATTCCCAAACGTTTCCGCACGCCGTTTTCTCGTCACGTCACTCGTCCTCGTCAAGTGGAGTGATTCGTCATGCGCCGAACGTCTCGAGATCGATCGGCCTTCACGCTGATCGAGCTGCTGGTGGTGATCGCGATCATCGCCGTCCTCATCGCGCTTCTGCTCCCGGCCGTGCAGTCGGCGCGGGAGGCGGCGCGACGGGCCCAGTGCGTCAACAACCTGAAGCAGATCGGGCTGGGGCTGCACAACTACCACGACACCTGGGGGGTGTTCCCTCCGGGCGAGGGCTACGGCGCCATCGCGGTGAACGTGGCGATGCTGCCGTACGTGGAGCAGCAGGCGTTGTACGCCTCGTTCAATTCGGGCATCGACAACCGTTGGCTCTGGACGCTCGCCGAGAACACGACCGTGCTGCGTGCCCGGGTGGCCGGATACAACTGCCCGTCCGAGGTCTACACCGACCGTTCCAGCGACGGTTGGAATACGTATGCGGTGAACTACGCCTGGAACGCCGGCACGTGGTGGCCCCGCACCCAGAGCTGGGACGGCGTCTTCGGCCGGACCTACGACGACGACGGCGCCGTGCAGCCGTTCTCGCGGACCAACATCACGTTCGCCTCGATCCCCGACGGCTCCAGCAACACCCTGCTCTGCGCCGAGGTCGCCAACGGCCCGTTGAACGCGGGCGCGGCGCGGACCCGGGTCTCCGACTGCTACGAGGTCCGGGGCCTGACCCGCACCTCCACCGTCGCGCAGGCGACGGCCGCCGCCAACGCCGTCGACTGGGCCCAAGGTCCGATCCCCTGGGCCGGCGGCTGGCGGTACAAGGGCTATCCCTGGGTCGAGGGGAGCATGTGGCGGAGCTGGTTCAACACCATCCGCACCCCCAACCAGACCTGCCTCACGATGGACGACCAGTCGTGGTGGTACATCATGAAACCCGCCTCGTCGTACCACCCCGGCGTGGTCAACGCGGCCCTCTGCGACGGCAGCGTCAAGGCGTTCAAGAGTTCGGTCAGCCAGGCCGTCTGGATGGGCCTGAGCACCCGCGCCGGCAGCGAGGTCCTCTCGTCCGACTCCTACTGATCGACCGGGCGGCGACGCCCCGCATCCTCGATCCCCTTTCGCGAGAGGAGACTCCCCCTTGAAGAATCGTTCCGCCTCCGCCTCCGCGGCGATGCTGGCCCTGGCGACCGCCCTGCTCCTCGCGCCGCTGGTCCCCGGCTGCGGCGGCGAGGCCGAGCCCCCGCCGATCCAGGCCGACGATCTCGAAGCCCTCCAGAAGAAGCAGCAGGAGATCATCCAGAAGGAATACGGCCCCAAGGCCGGAAAGTCCGGCGCCAAAAAGTCCTGAATCGAAGACGACCGCCGCCGCGCCCCCGCGCGGCGGCGGCCCCCTCCCTCGCCCCCGCACGCCTCCACGCCCCCATCAACACATTTCGACGCGACCGACCGATCCCACCTTTTTCGTCGACTCGAACGGTTGACGCCACGCCCGTCCGAGAGTATCTTAAACTCTTAAGGTGGTCGTTCCGCTTTTCCGCAGGCGGCTCGACCGCCCGACGCCGGGCACGGATTGCGTCACATCGACTCCGACGTCGGCGGACGCAAGTTCTGATGGTCGAAAGTCCTCTCCAGACGCCCGGCCGACTTCCACCCTGAATTCCCCTGCCTTGGCATCTCGTCTCGTCGACGTCGAGGCCCGCGCCGCATTCGATCGCGCGGCCGACGTCGTCCCCCGGGGCGGGCGCCGGACCATCGACGCCAAGAACATGCAGTCGTGTGCATAACCATGTTTTTTCGTGGTCTTCCGTCGATCCCGGGCGCGCCCCTTCGTGGAGCGATCGTCTCATGTCCACCCCGATTCGTCGTCGACAGGGCTTCACCCTGATCGAGCTGCTCGTCGTCATCGCCATCATCGCGGTCCTCATCGCCCTGCTCCTCCCGGCCGTCCAGTCGGCCCGCGAGGCGGCCCGACGCTCCCAGTGCGTCAACAACCTGAAGCAGATCGGCCTGGGCGTCCACAACTACCACGACACCTGGAACCTGCTGCCCCCGGGCGAGAATTACGGCGGCCTGTCGCCGCACCTCTCGATCCTGCCCCACATGGAGCAGCAGGCCCTGTTCTCCGCCTTCAACACGGGCATCAACAACGGCGGCGGCCTCTGGACCTTCGCCGAGAACTTCACCGCCCTCCGGGGACGGGTCGCGACCTACAGCTGCCCCTCCGAAGTCTACAGCGACCGCGCCAGCGACGGCTACGACACCTGGGCGGCCAACTACGCCTGGAACAGCGGCACCTGGTGGCCCCGCACCCAGAGCTGGGACGGCGTCTTCGGCCGGGTCATGAACGACGGCGACCCCGCGTTGCAGCCGTTCTCCCGCGCCGAGATCTCGCTCGCCAAGATCAACGACGGCACGAGCAACACCCTGCTGGTCGCCGAAGTGGCCGCCGGCCCGCTCGTCTCCTCGGCCGGCCGGACCCGCGTCTCCGACTGCTACGAGGTCCGGGGCCTGACCCGCACCTCGACCGTCGACCAGGCGACGGCCGCCGCCAACGCCATCGAC includes:
- a CDS encoding Rrf2 family transcriptional regulator; this encodes MHLTQFSDYAMRAVLYLGSRGDRLASVEEISRAYGISRHHLVRVAQTLTELGVVTAQRGRGGGMRLAMQPSAINIGWLIRSTEPHFDIVECFRPESNTCPIAPACGLKGALHRARDAFLAVLDEYTLDQFLTRKDELIPLLDLALARKPEPKPDAD
- a CDS encoding tetratricopeptide repeat protein, whose product is MSQGGEILKRCFELAGAGEMDEAGDLAEQALAREGENGLLWRFVGLLRHRAGDFSGARDALETAQALVPFDPSTSCILAETLARTGHPGPALAVYQALAEDDRCPERLMPAIAAGLGYLGEYGPALDVCLELIRRLPEHAEAHFGAAFYVRRLGRPAEAALPFVARACELAPDVALYRISLATLLDHAGRREEAYDLLRGIDLDGVSCRCCLRRMTTIFLAAGDSARGAVCRRKVGDEPC
- a CDS encoding DUF1559 domain-containing protein; the protein is MRRTSRDRSAFTLIELLVVIAIIAVLIALLLPAVQSAREAARRAQCVNNLKQIGLGLHNYHDTWGVFPPGEGYGAIAVNVAMLPYVEQQALYASFNSGIDNRWLWTLAENTTVLRARVAGYNCPSEVYTDRSSDGWNTYAVNYAWNAGTWWPRTQSWDGVFGRTYDDDGAVQPFSRTNITFASIPDGSSNTLLCAEVANGPLNAGAARTRVSDCYEVRGLTRTSTVAQATAAANAVDWAQGPIPWAGGWRYKGYPWVEGSMWRSWFNTIRTPNQTCLTMDDQSWWYIMKPASSYHPGVVNAALCDGSVKAFKSSVSQAVWMGLSTRAGSEVLSSDSY
- a CDS encoding DUF1559 domain-containing protein, with the protein product MSTPIRRRQGFTLIELLVVIAIIAVLIALLLPAVQSAREAARRSQCVNNLKQIGLGVHNYHDTWNLLPPGENYGGLSPHLSILPHMEQQALFSAFNTGINNGGGLWTFAENFTALRGRVATYSCPSEVYSDRASDGYDTWAANYAWNSGTWWPRTQSWDGVFGRVMNDGDPALQPFSRAEISLAKINDGTSNTLLVAEVAAGPLVSSAGRTRVSDCYEVRGLTRTSTVDQATAAANAIDWARGPIAWAGGWRYKGYPWVEGSIWRSWFNTILTPNKICATMDDQSWWYIMKPASSYHPGVVNAALCDGSVKAFKDSVNQQVWMGLSTRIGGEVISADSY